Proteins encoded by one window of Geobacter sp. DSM 9736:
- a CDS encoding SDR family oxidoreductase, which produces MADDRKTFPPQRQEQPGVEAEMTPRPQSGEDEYRGFGRLRGKCALITGGDSGIGRAVAIAFAREGADVAFAYLAEERDALETRDVVESAGVRCFAFRGDVGDESFCSKLVRNSMEAFGKLDILVNNAAEQHYAERLEDISSEQWERTFRTNIFAYFYLTKAALPHMKEGARIINTTSVTAYKGSPMLLDYSTTKGAIVAFTRSLALSVAQRGILVNAVAPGPVWTPLIPASFPEEKVEKFGADVPLQRAGQPVEIAHSYVFLATEGGSYMTGQVLHPNGGTIVNG; this is translated from the coding sequence ATGGCTGACGATCGTAAGACTTTTCCTCCGCAGCGCCAGGAACAGCCGGGGGTGGAGGCGGAGATGACGCCGCGGCCTCAGAGCGGCGAGGATGAGTACAGGGGGTTCGGTCGGCTACGGGGAAAATGCGCCCTTATCACGGGAGGGGACAGCGGTATCGGGCGTGCCGTAGCTATAGCCTTTGCCAGGGAAGGTGCGGATGTGGCTTTTGCCTATCTCGCCGAGGAGCGGGATGCTCTGGAGACGCGAGACGTGGTGGAAAGCGCGGGAGTGCGCTGTTTTGCCTTCAGGGGGGACGTGGGAGACGAGTCCTTCTGCTCCAAGCTCGTCCGTAACTCCATGGAGGCGTTCGGCAAGCTGGATATACTGGTCAACAATGCAGCCGAACAGCATTACGCTGAAAGGCTCGAAGACATATCTTCCGAGCAGTGGGAGCGCACGTTTCGCACCAACATATTCGCCTATTTCTATCTAACCAAGGCAGCGCTTCCGCACATGAAGGAGGGGGCGAGGATTATCAATACGACTTCGGTCACGGCATACAAGGGAAGCCCGATGCTTCTCGACTACTCCACGACCAAAGGTGCCATAGTCGCTTTTACCCGGTCGCTGGCCCTTTCGGTGGCGCAGAGGGGAATCCTGGTGAATGCTGTAGCTCCGGGACCCGTGTGGACTCCCCTCATACCCGCTTCATTTCCGGAGGAAAAGGTTGAGAAATTCGGAGCCGACGTGCCGCTTCAAAGAGCGGGGCAGCCGGTGGAGATAGCTCACAGCTACGTGTTCCTTGCCACCGAGGGGGGCTCTTACATGACAGGGCAAGTGCTGCACCCAAACGGAGGGACAATTGTTAACGGGTAG
- a CDS encoding alpha helical protein, which yields MPARAGERAHETGDFRCDKCGMKVHVAKNREIPSCIRCGNDAYSERMNEPSHLKSSRSTGRRPGDRP from the coding sequence ATGCCGGCAAGAGCAGGCGAACGAGCCCATGAAACCGGGGATTTCAGGTGCGACAAGTGCGGGATGAAGGTACATGTGGCTAAGAACCGCGAGATACCCTCCTGCATCAGGTGCGGCAACGATGCATACAGCGAGCGTATGAACGAACCGAGCCACCTGAAATCCTCAAGGAGCACAGGAAGAAGGCCCGGGGACCGACCGTAG